In Lysobacter firmicutimachus, one genomic interval encodes:
- a CDS encoding glutathione binding-like protein, producing MIDLHYWPTPNGHKITLLLEEANADGAGLAYSIKPVDIGAGDQFKPDFLRISPNNRMPAIVDHAPAGGGAPLSVFESGAILQYLAEKTGRYGGETARDRVEIAEWLFWQVGGYGPMLGQNHHFNRYAPEKVPYAIDRYQRETERLYGVLDRRLAGREFVAADTLSIADFACHPWTREHEWHHVDLARYPNVRRWYETLAARPAFVRAYEIGKAYRADKTMTDEMRKHLFGTPAPTP from the coding sequence ATGATCGACCTGCACTACTGGCCGACCCCCAACGGCCACAAAATCACCCTGTTGCTGGAAGAAGCCAACGCCGACGGCGCCGGCCTGGCGTACTCGATCAAGCCGGTCGACATCGGTGCCGGCGACCAGTTCAAGCCCGATTTCCTGCGCATTTCGCCCAACAACCGCATGCCGGCGATCGTCGACCACGCCCCGGCCGGCGGCGGCGCGCCGCTGAGCGTGTTCGAATCCGGGGCGATCTTGCAGTATCTGGCGGAAAAGACCGGCCGCTACGGCGGCGAAACCGCACGCGACCGGGTCGAGATCGCCGAGTGGCTGTTCTGGCAGGTCGGCGGCTACGGCCCGATGCTGGGCCAGAACCATCACTTCAACCGCTACGCCCCGGAAAAGGTTCCGTATGCCATCGACCGTTACCAACGCGAGACCGAGCGCCTGTACGGAGTGCTGGACCGGCGCCTGGCCGGGCGAGAGTTCGTCGCCGCCGATACACTCAGCATCGCCGATTTCGCCTGCCACCCCTGGACCCGCGAACACGAATGGCATCACGTCGACCTGGCCCGCTACCCGAACGTCCGGCGTTGGTACGAAACGCTGGCCGCGCGGCCGGCGTTCGTGCGCGCTTACGAGATCGGCAAGGCGTACCGCGCCGACAAGACCATGACCGACGAGATGCGCAAGCATCTGTTCGGCACGCCCGCGCCGACGCCCTGA
- a CDS encoding DUF2782 domain-containing protein: MRAPHATPAATFAPAPPRFAAIALLALALSGCASTGAAADDPTAGLSNAEIRTRTVENGDVLEEYRVAGQLRAVKVTPARGPVYYLVDENGDGRLDSSKGEGTVSPVYFKLFSW; this comes from the coding sequence ATGCGCGCCCCCCACGCGACGCCGGCCGCAACGTTCGCTCCTGCCCCGCCCCGGTTCGCCGCCATCGCCCTGCTCGCCCTGGCCCTGAGCGGCTGCGCCAGCACCGGCGCCGCCGCGGACGACCCCACCGCCGGCCTCAGCAACGCCGAAATCCGCACTCGCACGGTCGAAAACGGCGACGTGCTGGAGGAATACCGCGTCGCCGGCCAGCTGCGCGCGGTCAAGGTCACCCCGGCGCGCGGCCCGGTCTATTACCTGGTCGACGAGAACGGCGACGGCCGCCTCGACAGCAGCAAGGGCGAGGGCACGGTGTCGCCGGTGTATTTCAAGCTTTTCAGTTGGTGA
- a CDS encoding TIGR00645 family protein, whose product MSDPKINRLNPLPALIFSSRWLQLPLYLGLIVAQGVYVFQFVRELIHLVHDAATLTEQSIMLIVLGLIDVVMISNLLVMVIVGGYETFVSRLRLEGHPDQPEWLSHVNASVLKVKLAMAIIGISSIHLLKTFIGAGDLGLPLCGTPQAFAAAQAAAAATANGVANATANCSKLTEQGVMWQALIHFLFIISAIGIAWTDKLMSSAAHSKPAKAH is encoded by the coding sequence ATGTCCGATCCCAAGATCAACCGACTCAATCCCCTGCCGGCCCTGATCTTCAGCTCGCGCTGGCTGCAGTTGCCGCTGTACCTGGGCCTGATCGTCGCCCAGGGCGTGTACGTATTCCAGTTCGTGCGCGAACTGATCCATCTGGTGCACGACGCCGCCACGCTGACCGAGCAGTCGATCATGCTGATCGTGCTCGGCCTGATCGACGTGGTGATGATCTCCAACCTGCTGGTGATGGTGATCGTCGGCGGCTACGAGACCTTCGTCTCGCGCCTGCGCCTGGAGGGCCACCCGGACCAGCCGGAATGGCTGAGCCACGTCAACGCCAGCGTGCTCAAGGTCAAGCTGGCGATGGCGATCATCGGCATCTCCTCGATCCACCTGCTCAAGACCTTCATCGGCGCCGGCGACCTGGGTTTGCCGCTGTGCGGCACGCCGCAGGCTTTCGCGGCCGCCCAGGCCGCGGCCGCGGCGACCGCCAACGGCGTGGCCAACGCCACCGCCAACTGCAGCAAGCTGACCGAGCAGGGCGTGATGTGGCAGGCGCTGATCCACTTCCTGTTCATCATTTCGGCGATCGGCATCGCCTGGACCGACAAGCTCATGAGCAGCGCCGCGCACAGCAAGCCGGCCAAGGCGCACTGA
- a CDS encoding S9 family peptidase, giving the protein MSLTAPPVLAAPAAPATGDGRLTLEALTGDAPLSGPSLVKPKIAPDGSRVGFLRGKQRDKNRLDLWAYDIASGKTRLLVDSDDVLPGEEVLSDAEKARRERQRIAALSGIVDYQWSPDGKRLLFPLGGELYLYDLSKSGKAAVRKLTHGEGFATDPKLSPKGGYVSFVRDRDLWVIDLADGKATRLTSDGSDTIGNGVAEFVADEEMDRHTGYWWAPDDSAIAYARIDESPVPIQKRYEVYPDRTDVIEQRYPAAGDPNVRVSLRVAPIGRRGGAPREVDLGKNPDIYLARVDWRDPQRLTFQRQSRDQHTLELIETELSSGKQRVLVTETSKTWVPLHNDLRFLKDGRILWNSERSGYEHLYLLSEDGREATALTSGEWPVDSLLAVDQAAGQVYFAAGKDSPLDSQIYRVPLAGGAIERVSQAEGYHSPSFADNASVYVDAWSNPTTPPQLELYRNDGSRIAALIDNDLADPEHPFAPYRAAQRPTEFGTIPAADGRTALHYSLIKPTGFDPARRYPVVVYVYGGPATQTVKRTWTPDFNQYLAQQGYVVFSIDNRGTPRRGAAFGGALYRQQGTVEVADQLEGVKWLKSQPWVDGAKIGVYGWSNGGYMTLMLLAKASDQYACGAAGAPVTDWGLYDTHYTERYMDLPKNNPDGYREGRVLEHLDGLRSKLLLIHGMADDNVLFSNSTVLMSALQQRGQPFELMTYPGAKHGLRGRDALHRYRLTEDFFDRCLKR; this is encoded by the coding sequence ATGTCGCTGACCGCCCCCCCCGTGCTCGCCGCTCCCGCCGCCCCGGCCACCGGCGACGGCCGCCTGACCCTGGAAGCGCTGACCGGCGACGCGCCGCTGTCGGGGCCGAGCCTGGTCAAGCCGAAGATCGCGCCGGACGGCAGCCGGGTCGGTTTCCTGCGCGGCAAGCAGCGCGACAAGAACCGGCTCGACCTGTGGGCCTACGACATCGCCAGCGGCAAGACCCGGTTGCTGGTCGATTCCGACGACGTGCTGCCGGGCGAGGAAGTGCTCAGCGACGCCGAGAAAGCGCGCCGCGAACGCCAGCGCATCGCCGCGCTGTCGGGCATCGTCGACTACCAATGGTCGCCGGACGGCAAGCGCCTGCTGTTTCCGCTCGGCGGCGAGCTGTACCTGTACGATCTGAGCAAGAGCGGCAAGGCCGCGGTGCGCAAGCTGACCCACGGCGAGGGCTTCGCCACCGATCCCAAGCTCTCGCCCAAGGGCGGCTATGTCAGCTTCGTGCGCGACCGCGACCTGTGGGTGATCGACCTCGCCGACGGCAAGGCGACCCGGCTCACCTCCGACGGCAGCGACACCATCGGCAACGGCGTGGCCGAGTTCGTCGCCGACGAGGAAATGGACCGCCATACCGGCTACTGGTGGGCGCCCGACGATTCGGCGATCGCCTATGCGCGCATCGACGAATCCCCGGTGCCGATCCAGAAACGCTACGAGGTCTACCCCGACCGCACCGACGTGATCGAACAGCGCTACCCGGCCGCCGGCGACCCCAACGTGCGCGTGTCGTTGCGCGTCGCCCCGATCGGCCGCCGCGGCGGCGCGCCGCGCGAAGTCGACCTGGGCAAGAACCCGGACATCTACCTGGCCCGGGTCGACTGGCGCGATCCGCAGCGCCTGACCTTCCAGCGCCAGTCGCGCGACCAGCACACCCTGGAGCTGATCGAAACCGAGCTGAGCAGCGGCAAGCAGCGCGTGCTGGTCACCGAGACCAGCAAGACCTGGGTGCCGCTGCACAACGACCTGCGCTTCCTCAAGGACGGCCGGATCCTGTGGAACAGCGAGCGCAGCGGCTACGAGCACCTGTACCTGCTGTCCGAGGACGGCCGCGAGGCCACCGCGCTGACCTCGGGCGAATGGCCGGTGGACAGCCTGCTGGCGGTCGACCAGGCCGCCGGCCAGGTGTACTTCGCCGCCGGCAAGGACTCGCCGTTGGACAGCCAGATCTACCGCGTTCCGCTGGCCGGCGGCGCGATCGAGCGCGTGTCCCAGGCCGAGGGCTATCACTCGCCGAGCTTCGCCGACAACGCCAGCGTCTATGTCGACGCCTGGTCGAACCCGACCACGCCGCCGCAGTTGGAGCTCTACCGCAACGACGGCAGCCGCATCGCGGCGCTGATCGACAACGATCTCGCCGACCCCGAGCATCCGTTCGCGCCCTATCGCGCGGCGCAGCGGCCGACCGAGTTCGGCACGATCCCGGCCGCCGACGGCCGGACCGCACTGCATTACAGCCTGATCAAGCCGACCGGCTTCGACCCGGCCCGTCGCTATCCGGTGGTGGTGTACGTCTACGGCGGCCCGGCCACGCAGACGGTCAAGCGCACCTGGACGCCGGACTTCAACCAGTACCTGGCCCAGCAGGGTTATGTGGTGTTCTCGATCGACAACCGCGGCACTCCGCGCCGCGGCGCGGCCTTCGGCGGCGCGCTGTACCGCCAACAGGGCACGGTCGAAGTGGCCGACCAGCTGGAGGGGGTGAAGTGGCTGAAGTCGCAGCCCTGGGTCGACGGCGCCAAGATCGGGGTCTACGGTTGGTCCAACGGCGGCTACATGACGCTGATGCTGCTGGCCAAGGCCAGCGACCAGTACGCCTGCGGCGCCGCCGGCGCGCCGGTCACCGACTGGGGCCTGTACGACACGCACTACACCGAGCGCTACATGGACCTGCCGAAGAACAATCCGGACGGTTACCGCGAAGGCCGCGTGCTCGAACACCTCGACGGCCTGCGCTCGAAGTTGTTGTTGATCCATGGCATGGCCGACGACAACGTGCTGTTCAGCAACTCCACCGTGCTGATGAGCGCGCTGCAGCAGCGCGGCCAGCCGTTCGAGTTGATGACCTATCCTGGCGCCAAGCACGGGCTGCGCGGCCGCGATGCCCTGCATCGCTACCGCCTGACCGAAGACTTCTTCGACCGCTGCCTCAAGCGCTGA
- the polA gene encoding DNA polymerase I, with the protein MKRLVLIDGSSYLYRAFHALPPLSNDAGEPTGALFGVVNMLRSTLNERPDFVAFVVDAPGKTFRDDLDPQYKANRPPMPDDLRAQVLPMCEIVEALGIPILRIDGVEADDVIGTLALRAAAEGIDVTISTSDKDFAQLVRPGVVLVNTMSGSRMDSDEAVFAKFGVHANQVIDLLSLMGDSVDNIPGVEKCGPKTAAKWLGEYGTLDGVIEHAAQIKGKIGDNLRAALPRLPLNRQLATIKTDVELERGPQELALRERHNESLRTLYARYGFKQALRELEGGAAAAADDLAADRAGLRATAAGHARSSAAAEAPDAALAAPGEYQAVTSPAQLDALVAELQASDEFAFDTETDSLDAMQANLVGLSFATRSGRAVYVPVGHDYPGAPAQLDREQVLAALRPVFADPSRRKIGQHGKYDLHVLRRHGVEVAGYADDTMLESFVYNATASRHDMDSLAKRYLGYDTIKYSDVAGKGAKQIPFSQVAIDDATRYAAEDADVTLRLHRVLGPRLAAEPALERVYREIEMPLVPVLARVEANGVMIDGDELRRQSADLARRMLAAQQKATELAGRAFNLDSPKQLGALLFDELKLPALIKTPSGAPSTNEEALEAIADQHELPRVILEYRGLAKLRSTYTDKLSEMVNPHTGRVHTSYHQAGAATGRLASSDPNLQNIPIRTDDGRRIRRAFVAPEGRRLVACDYSQIELRIMAHLSEDTGLVRAFESGADVHRATAAEVFGKASLEEVSGNERRAAKAINFGLMYGMSAFGLARQLGIGRGEAQGYIALYFSRYPGVRDFMERTRQDARDKGYVETVFGRRLYLDNIKASNQGLRAGAERAAINAPMQGTAADIIKRAMIDIDGWLAGQGERAKMILQVHDELVFEVEAGFVDTLVAEASRRMAAAASLRVPLVVDSGVGINWDEAH; encoded by the coding sequence ATGAAACGACTCGTCCTCATCGATGGTTCCAGCTACCTCTACCGCGCCTTCCATGCGTTGCCGCCGCTGAGCAACGACGCGGGCGAGCCCACCGGCGCCCTGTTCGGCGTGGTCAACATGCTGCGCTCGACCTTGAACGAACGGCCCGACTTCGTCGCCTTCGTGGTCGACGCGCCCGGCAAGACCTTCCGCGACGACCTCGACCCGCAGTACAAGGCCAACCGTCCGCCGATGCCGGACGACCTGCGCGCGCAGGTGCTGCCGATGTGCGAGATCGTCGAGGCGCTGGGCATCCCGATCTTGCGCATCGACGGGGTCGAGGCCGACGACGTGATCGGCACCCTGGCCCTGCGCGCCGCCGCCGAAGGCATCGACGTCACCATCTCCACCAGCGACAAGGACTTCGCTCAGTTGGTGCGGCCCGGCGTGGTCCTGGTCAATACCATGAGCGGCAGCCGCATGGATTCGGACGAGGCGGTGTTCGCCAAGTTCGGCGTCCATGCCAATCAGGTCATCGATCTGCTGTCGCTGATGGGCGACAGCGTCGACAACATCCCCGGCGTGGAGAAGTGCGGGCCCAAGACCGCGGCCAAGTGGCTGGGCGAGTACGGCACCCTGGACGGGGTGATCGAGCACGCCGCGCAGATCAAGGGCAAGATCGGCGACAACCTGCGCGCGGCGCTGCCGCGGCTGCCGTTGAACCGGCAGCTGGCGACGATCAAGACCGACGTCGAGCTCGAGCGCGGCCCGCAGGAGCTGGCCCTGCGCGAGCGCCACAACGAATCGCTGCGCACGCTGTATGCGCGCTACGGCTTCAAGCAGGCGCTGCGCGAACTCGAAGGCGGCGCCGCGGCGGCCGCCGACGACCTCGCCGCAGACCGCGCCGGCTTGCGCGCCACGGCCGCCGGCCATGCCCGTTCGAGTGCCGCCGCCGAAGCCCCGGACGCGGCCCTGGCCGCGCCGGGCGAGTACCAGGCGGTGACGAGCCCGGCCCAGCTCGACGCCCTGGTCGCCGAATTGCAGGCGTCCGACGAGTTCGCCTTCGACACCGAAACCGATTCTCTCGACGCGATGCAGGCCAATCTGGTCGGGCTGAGTTTCGCCACCCGCAGCGGCCGGGCGGTGTATGTGCCGGTCGGCCACGATTATCCCGGCGCGCCGGCGCAACTCGATCGCGAGCAGGTGCTGGCGGCGCTGCGGCCGGTGTTCGCCGACCCGAGCAGGCGCAAGATCGGCCAGCACGGCAAGTACGACCTGCACGTGCTGCGCCGGCACGGCGTCGAGGTCGCCGGCTACGCCGACGACACCATGCTCGAAAGCTTCGTCTACAACGCCACCGCCAGCCGTCACGACATGGACTCGCTGGCCAAGCGCTACCTGGGCTACGACACGATCAAGTACAGCGATGTCGCCGGCAAAGGCGCCAAGCAGATTCCGTTCTCCCAGGTCGCCATCGACGATGCGACCCGGTACGCCGCCGAAGACGCCGACGTGACCCTGCGCCTGCATCGGGTGCTGGGCCCGCGCCTGGCCGCCGAGCCGGCGCTGGAGCGGGTCTACCGCGAGATCGAAATGCCGCTGGTGCCGGTGTTGGCGCGGGTCGAAGCCAACGGCGTGATGATCGACGGCGACGAACTGCGCCGGCAGTCGGCCGACCTGGCGCGGCGCATGCTCGCCGCGCAGCAGAAGGCGACCGAGTTGGCCGGGCGCGCGTTCAACCTGGATTCGCCCAAGCAGCTCGGCGCCCTGCTGTTCGACGAGCTCAAGCTGCCGGCGCTAATCAAGACCCCGTCCGGCGCGCCCTCGACCAACGAAGAGGCGTTGGAAGCCATCGCCGACCAGCACGAACTGCCGCGGGTGATCCTGGAGTACCGCGGCCTGGCCAAGCTGCGCAGCACCTACACCGACAAGCTGTCGGAGATGGTCAATCCGCACACCGGCCGCGTGCACACCAGCTACCACCAGGCCGGCGCCGCCACCGGCCGGCTCGCCTCCAGCGATCCGAACTTGCAGAACATCCCGATCCGCACCGACGACGGCCGCCGCATCCGCCGCGCCTTCGTCGCTCCGGAAGGCCGCCGCCTGGTCGCCTGCGACTATTCGCAGATCGAATTGCGGATCATGGCCCATCTGTCGGAGGACACCGGCCTGGTACGCGCGTTCGAATCCGGCGCCGACGTGCACCGCGCCACCGCCGCGGAAGTATTCGGCAAGGCCTCGCTCGAGGAGGTCAGCGGCAACGAGCGCCGCGCCGCCAAGGCGATCAACTTCGGCCTGATGTACGGCATGAGCGCGTTCGGACTGGCGCGCCAGCTCGGCATCGGCCGCGGCGAGGCGCAGGGCTACATCGCCCTGTACTTCAGCCGCTATCCGGGGGTGCGCGATTTCATGGAGCGCACCCGCCAGGACGCGCGCGACAAGGGCTATGTCGAAACCGTGTTCGGCCGCCGCCTGTACTTGGACAACATCAAGGCCTCCAACCAGGGCCTGCGCGCCGGCGCCGAGCGCGCCGCGATCAATGCGCCGATGCAGGGCACCGCGGCCGACATCATCAAGCGCGCGATGATCGACATCGACGGATGGCTAGCCGGACAGGGCGAGCGGGCGAAGATGATCCTGCAGGTCCACGACGAACTGGTGTTCGAAGTCGAGGCCGGCTTCGTCGACACCCTGGTCGCCGAGGCGTCGCGCCGGATGGCGGCCGCGGCCAGTCTGCGGGTACCGCTCGTCGTCGACAGTGGGGTGGGTATTAACTGGGACGAAGCGCATTGA
- a CDS encoding GNAT family N-acetyltransferase, whose translation MDIRTIVGDAALRQVWPLVSQLRPEFDEQRFVAQMHRQIAEGCRATVVYDEQGVPRGFACWRVMEMLAVGLHVYVDDLIVDQTVRSRGYGKALLDWLKAEAKRLGCGRLQLDSGTQRQDAHAFYLRERLRIEAFHFGVALD comes from the coding sequence ATGGATATCCGCACCATCGTCGGCGACGCCGCCTTGCGCCAGGTCTGGCCGCTGGTCTCGCAACTGCGCCCGGAATTCGACGAGCAGCGCTTCGTCGCCCAGATGCACCGGCAGATCGCCGAAGGCTGCCGCGCCACCGTGGTCTACGACGAGCAGGGCGTGCCGCGCGGGTTCGCCTGTTGGCGGGTGATGGAAATGCTCGCGGTCGGCCTGCACGTCTATGTCGACGATCTGATCGTCGACCAGACCGTGCGCAGCCGCGGCTACGGCAAGGCCCTGCTCGACTGGCTCAAGGCCGAGGCCAAGCGCCTGGGTTGCGGGCGCCTGCAACTGGACTCGGGCACCCAGCGCCAGGACGCACACGCGTTCTATCTGCGCGAACGCCTGCGCATCGAAGCCTTCCACTTCGGCGTCGCCCTGGACTGA
- the uvrD gene encoding DNA helicase II, with amino-acid sequence MDVSHLLDALNPAQREAVSAPPGHYLVLAGAGSGKTRVLTHRIAWLNEVFGVPTHGILAVTFTNKAAGEMRQRVDAQLQRGARGMWIGTFHGLAHRLLRLHWQEAKLPEGFQVLDSDDQLRLVKRVVQALELDETRFPPRQIAWWINAQKDEGRRPRNIQPAGDDWSDVMLRCYEAYQERCERAGLVDFAELLLRAHELLRDNPALLSHYRTRFREILVDEFQDTNAIQYAFVRVLAGETGHVFVVGDDDQAIYGWRGAKVENVQRFLRDFPGAQTIRLEQNYRSSANILDAANAVIAHNPDRLGKKLWTDTGHGEPIDLYAAYNEMDEARFVVERLRQWVRDGGSYGDVAVLYRSNAQSRAYEEALLSEQVPYRVYGGQRFFERAEIKDTLAYLRLIANRDDDAAFERAVNTPTRGIGERTLDEVRKRARADAVSLWEAARRVSGESVLAARARNALAGFAALIDALQADVAEIPLQEKIDHVLQRSGLRDHYANESRGQLDSRTDNLDELVSVASRFTRSDEDDAAAMPELIAFLSYAALEAGEGQAQAGEDGVQLMTLHSAKGLEFPLVFLGGLEEGLFPSGRSTEESGRLEEERRLAYVGITRAREKLVLSYAETRRIHGMDMFGVPSRFLREIPTALLNEVRPKVQVSRPMYNAAPRRDPGHAAIEAPPVRLGAQVRHPSFGTGTVTDYEGSGAHARVQVNFDDAGSKWLVLAYANLQPA; translated from the coding sequence ATGGACGTATCGCACCTGCTCGACGCACTCAATCCGGCCCAGCGCGAAGCCGTTTCGGCGCCGCCCGGCCATTATCTGGTCCTGGCCGGCGCCGGCAGCGGCAAGACCCGGGTGCTGACCCATCGCATCGCCTGGCTCAACGAAGTCTTCGGCGTGCCGACCCACGGCATCCTCGCGGTGACCTTCACCAACAAGGCCGCCGGCGAAATGCGCCAGCGCGTCGATGCGCAATTGCAGCGCGGCGCGCGCGGCATGTGGATCGGCACCTTCCACGGCCTGGCCCATCGCCTGCTGCGCCTGCACTGGCAGGAGGCCAAACTGCCGGAAGGCTTCCAGGTGCTCGACAGCGACGACCAACTGCGCCTGGTCAAGCGCGTGGTGCAGGCGCTGGAATTGGACGAGACCCGGTTCCCGCCGCGCCAGATCGCCTGGTGGATCAACGCCCAGAAGGACGAGGGCCGGCGCCCGCGCAACATCCAGCCCGCCGGCGACGATTGGTCGGACGTGATGCTGCGCTGTTACGAGGCCTACCAAGAGCGCTGCGAGCGCGCCGGCCTGGTCGACTTCGCCGAGCTGCTGCTGCGCGCGCACGAGTTGCTGCGCGACAACCCGGCCCTGCTGAGCCACTACCGCACCCGGTTCCGCGAGATCCTGGTCGACGAGTTCCAGGACACCAACGCGATCCAGTACGCCTTCGTGCGCGTGCTGGCCGGCGAGACCGGCCATGTGTTCGTGGTCGGCGACGACGACCAGGCCATCTACGGCTGGCGCGGCGCCAAGGTCGAGAACGTGCAGCGGTTCCTGCGCGACTTCCCCGGCGCGCAGACCATCCGCCTGGAGCAGAACTACCGCTCCAGCGCCAACATCCTCGACGCCGCCAATGCGGTCATCGCCCACAACCCGGACCGGCTCGGCAAGAAGCTGTGGACCGACACCGGCCACGGCGAGCCGATCGACCTGTACGCGGCCTACAACGAGATGGACGAGGCGCGCTTCGTGGTCGAGCGCCTGCGCCAGTGGGTGCGCGACGGCGGCAGCTATGGCGATGTCGCCGTGCTCTATCGCAGCAATGCGCAGTCGCGCGCCTACGAAGAAGCCTTGCTGTCGGAACAGGTCCCGTACCGGGTCTACGGCGGACAGCGCTTCTTCGAGCGCGCCGAAATCAAGGACACCCTGGCCTATCTGCGCCTGATCGCCAACCGCGACGACGACGCCGCGTTCGAACGCGCGGTCAACACGCCGACCCGCGGCATCGGCGAGCGCACCCTGGACGAGGTGCGCAAGCGCGCCCGCGCCGACGCGGTGTCGCTGTGGGAGGCCGCGCGTCGCGTGTCCGGCGAAAGCGTGCTGGCGGCGCGCGCGCGCAACGCCCTGGCCGGCTTCGCGGCGCTGATCGACGCCTTGCAGGCCGACGTGGCCGAGATCCCGCTGCAGGAGAAGATCGACCACGTGTTGCAGCGTTCGGGCCTGCGCGACCACTACGCCAACGAATCGCGCGGGCAGCTCGATTCGCGCACCGACAACCTCGACGAACTGGTTTCGGTGGCCTCGCGCTTCACCCGCAGCGACGAGGACGACGCGGCGGCGATGCCGGAGCTGATCGCGTTCCTCAGCTACGCCGCACTGGAAGCCGGCGAGGGCCAGGCCCAGGCCGGCGAAGACGGGGTCCAGCTGATGACCCTGCACAGCGCCAAGGGCCTGGAGTTCCCGCTGGTGTTCCTCGGCGGGCTGGAAGAAGGGCTGTTCCCCAGCGGGCGTTCGACCGAGGAGTCCGGACGCCTGGAAGAGGAGCGCCGCCTGGCCTATGTCGGCATCACCCGCGCGCGCGAGAAGCTGGTGCTGAGCTACGCCGAGACCCGGCGCATCCACGGCATGGACATGTTCGGCGTGCCCTCGCGCTTCTTGCGCGAGATTCCCACCGCGCTGCTCAACGAAGTGCGGCCCAAGGTGCAGGTGTCGCGGCCGATGTACAACGCCGCGCCGCGCCGCGACCCGGGCCATGCCGCGATCGAGGCGCCGCCGGTGCGGTTGGGCGCGCAGGTGCGTCATCCCAGCTTCGGCACCGGCACGGTCACCGACTACGAGGGCAGCGGCGCGCATGCGCGGGTGCAGGTCAATTTCGACGACGCCGGCAGCAAGTGGCTGGTGTTGGCGTACGCGAACCTGCAGCCGGCCTGA